From uncultured Pseudodesulfovibrio sp.:
GCTCACGTAATCGTTCATACCGGAATCCAGCATCCGTTCCTTGTCACCCTTCATGGCATACGCTGTCAGGGCAATAATCGGAATTGATCGATCATACAATTTGCCATCTGATTCCCGTATGGCCTGAGTAGCCTCAATGCCACTCATTTCTGGCATCTGAACATCCATAAGAACAAGATCAACGGCCCTCCCTTGTGTCTCAAGGACGCTCAACGCCTCGATCCCATTCTCAGCGGTGGTAATGGTATGCCCAAACATGGAAAGGAAATGAGTCAAATACTTCCGGTTCAGCGGATTGTCTTCAGCCAACAATATATTCAAATGCAACGTTTTGGGAGTCGAAGGCGTACGCACTTCTTCCATCTCCTGTTCTTCCGCGACACCAAACCAGGCTGTAAAATGGAAAGTTGAGCCAAAACCCTGCTCGCTCTCAACACCGATTTCCCCACCCATCATGTTTACCAATTGTCGGGAAATTGTCAGCCCCAACCCTGTCCCCTGATGTTTCTTCCGAAGGGAACTGTCCGCCTGAGTGAAACTATCAAAAATGCTTTCAAGTTTATCTTCAGAAATACCTGCACCGGTATCCCGAACCTTAAACAACAGACAAACACGGCCCGCTTCTTGGCGGGTCACACTGACCGTCAACTCGACCAATCCTCGTTCAGTAAATTTGAGAGCATTACCCAAAAGGTTCCATAGAATCTGCCCCAACCGATCAGAATCACCATTGAGTACGGTCGGGACGTCCTTGCTTACGGAATACCGAAAAGCAATGTTATTCACATCAGCCTGCGGCCCAAAAGACCGGACGCTTGTCTCAAGCGCAGACCGAAAATCGAAATCCACAGGCTTGAGTTCCATCTTGCCCGCTTCAATCTTTGAAATATCGAGAATGTCATTGACAATATGCAGCAATGAACCAGCGGCATCACGGATCATATCCATATGTTCCCGTTGTTCATCCGTGAGTCCAGTTGTGACAACCATTTCCGCCATGCCAAGAATTCCACTAATGGGGGTCCTGATCTCATGACTCATGTTAGCCAAGAACATGGACTTAGCCAAATTTGCTTCAAGCGCAACCGCCGAAGCCTCTTCCGCAGATCGATTTGCGGAGACCAACTTTTCTCCCATACGGCCATAATGAATGGCTGAACCAAAAAGATTGGCCGCAAGGGTCAAGGATTCGATTTCCACGGGCAACCAATCTCTCTCCGAACGATGTTCGGAAAATCCCAAGAACCCCCACCATGTATTCCCGGCAAACACGGGAACAATCATGACGGACTTTGCTCCAGTCGCCTCAAAAAAACCACGTTCTCCTTTGCGAAAATCTTTGACGTGACCACAAATAATCTTGCGCCTGAGCAAGGGGATACGCCACGAATCATAGTGCGGAGAAAAGCTCTGATTGATGAATTCCGGCCTTCCTACAATACTCGGGAAACCATCAGCCACCCATTCATGATTCAACGACAGGGTTTCCTCCGAGGAGCCTTCATCACTCTTGCTAAAAAGAAAAACTCTCGTGATGTCAGCAGCTTTACCCAGCTCATCAAGCGCGTTACCAATTCCTTCTTCCCAATCCGCCTTACGCAAAAACCGACCCGCAAAAGAAGTTAAAACCTGCAAAATAGCATCCCTACGGAATAGCATCTCTTCCAGTTCCTTTTGCAAGGAAACATCTCGTACCATGCCGTAAGCCCGCCGAAGATTCCCGGCATCATCAAGTTCGACTTCCCGGTTAGCATGCAGATAGTTGATCGTGTTATCTTTGCCCAAAGTCCGGTATTCAAAATCAAGCGGCCAGCCTTGTTCAAAGGTCGCTTCATTGGCTCGATCAAAAACCTCAACATCGTCAGGGTGAACACAAGCCCGAATCGAATCGAAATCTTCAGTAAGGAAACGACAGCCACGCTCCATAATCCGACGGAAGCCTCTCGACCATTTCACCCGGTTCCGACTATCCATTTCCCAATGGCCAAAACGATCTGTCTCTTCCATCCACTCGTGCATGAAACGTTTCTTGAACAGCTGCCTTTCCAATGCCATGCGGCTTTCCAGATGCCGAAGGCTCCGGACCATATTTTCCGGTATAGCCTGTGCACGAGAAAAAAAATCAAAAAGCCCTAATGAACGGGCTTTATCCTCATCCCCTTCATCCGTCACAACGATGACATGGACACCATACTCCTTACGAATACGCTGAACAGCCCGTGTCCACGTGGTATCTCCTTCGTCGGGAACAAGAAGAACACAATCTGCATCTTCTTTCTCTAACCGACGTACACCGCGCGAGACAGACGCCAGATGAACCAATGAGTATTCATATCCCTGCACTATAGGGGTAATGGAAGCCGACTCCACATTTTTCCCGGCCAAGACCAACAGCTTCAAATTTGCCTCCGCATCTCCAACGCAACATGCTCTTTATCAAATATTTACCCATGATTCATACGCTCAACAGATCTTCTGGACAAGTTTTTTCAAATAAATATCATCGCTTCACACATCATATATGGTCAAAAGCATGTGCCGACTACAAATTGCAACCGTCTGAAAAGACAGTTCTTCCAGTCGAACTACCCCTTGCTTTCTCTAGTCACGAGGTTTACACACACAGCAAGGTTCACAAAAAGTGAACATCGACCACTAATCTCCATAGGTGCCACCATGAATTTTTTACCTGAAAGCGACATGCTGACTCTCCTGACAGGAGCAACTCTGGCCGTAAAAATGGTTATGATTTTTCTCGCCCTGATGTCAGTGTGGAGTTGGACCATCATTTTTTTCAAATTCTTCACCATTGGCTCAGCTCGAAAAAAAGTCATGCAGGGATATGACGCCTTCATGGAGGCTCAAGACTTGACCAGCGGCCTCAAGAGTTTGGGAGATAAAGACCATTCTCCTCTGGCCCGTGTCTCGACCTTGG
This genomic window contains:
- a CDS encoding response regulator, whose protein sequence is MKLLVLAGKNVESASITPIVQGYEYSLVHLASVSRGVRRLEKEDADCVLLVPDEGDTTWTRAVQRIRKEYGVHVIVVTDEGDEDKARSLGLFDFFSRAQAIPENMVRSLRHLESRMALERQLFKKRFMHEWMEETDRFGHWEMDSRNRVKWSRGFRRIMERGCRFLTEDFDSIRACVHPDDVEVFDRANEATFEQGWPLDFEYRTLGKDNTINYLHANREVELDDAGNLRRAYGMVRDVSLQKELEEMLFRRDAILQVLTSFAGRFLRKADWEEGIGNALDELGKAADITRVFLFSKSDEGSSEETLSLNHEWVADGFPSIVGRPEFINQSFSPHYDSWRIPLLRRKIICGHVKDFRKGERGFFEATGAKSVMIVPVFAGNTWWGFLGFSEHRSERDWLPVEIESLTLAANLFGSAIHYGRMGEKLVSANRSAEEASAVALEANLAKSMFLANMSHEIRTPISGILGMAEMVVTTGLTDEQREHMDMIRDAAGSLLHIVNDILDISKIEAGKMELKPVDFDFRSALETSVRSFGPQADVNNIAFRYSVSKDVPTVLNGDSDRLGQILWNLLGNALKFTERGLVELTVSVTRQEAGRVCLLFKVRDTGAGISEDKLESIFDSFTQADSSLRKKHQGTGLGLTISRQLVNMMGGEIGVESEQGFGSTFHFTAWFGVAEEQEMEEVRTPSTPKTLHLNILLAEDNPLNRKYLTHFLSMFGHTITTAENGIEALSVLETQGRAVDLVLMDVQMPEMSGIEATQAIRESDGKLYDRSIPIIALTAYAMKGDKERMLDSGMNDYVSKPVDMHELSDAIVRSMGTRHPQGITAGTSSTSSTGKKVGEEAIPIKLDMQALIDRFEGNMALLKDILDLFVVEAEEKIINLDKATENRDAKVMGASLHSITNIASHVLAMELVKKSRELEKRCYLGRLDSVIEELGPLKSSFKELVKVVSAEAVKL